A region of the Bryobacteraceae bacterium genome:
TGTTCCGCAACGGGTCGACGGAGACGGTCAGCGCCACGCTGGCCGAACGCAGGGGCCGCGCGTTCAATTTCCGCGCGCCCAACGTCGACAAGGACATCCGGATCCGCATCCCCCGCATCGAGGCCCTGCCGGACGTGCCGCGCGTGACCATGAGCTGGCGCACGGCGATGCTCGGCATTGAAGGCGAGCCGCTAAAAGATTCGCAGCTCGGCGATTTCTTCGGCGTGAAAGACGGCGTGCTGGTCCGCTCCGTCCTGAAGGACACGCCGGCCGAGAAGGCAGGCCTGCGGGCGGGCGACGTCATCGTGAAGGTGGACGACCGCAGAGTGAGCGAGCCGCGCGACATCACCAGCGCGCTGCGCGCGGCGCGCGATGCGTCCAAAAAGACGCTGCCCGTGCTGGTCGTCCGTGAAAAGAAAGAAGTGACTCTTCAGGTGACCCTCGACGAGCAGCCCGCCCGGCGGCCTGCCGCGCCCCGCACCCGGCGGGTGACTGCACCGCAGGACAGGCTCTGATCCTCCTGCACATCTCCTGTGCCGTTGGCGGCCCGCGCTCCTCCCTCGCGGGCCGCTTTTTTGATCAACAAACGCCGCTCAGCGCAGCCGGAGCCGCGCCAGCCGCAGGCTGTTGGTCACCACCGACACCGAGCTGAGGCTCATCGCCGCGGCGGCCAGCACCGGATTCAGGCGCCCCGCCGCGGCCACCGGGATCATCACCACGTTGTAGACGAAAGCCCAGAACAGGTTCTGCCGCATCACGCGCAGCGCCGCCCGCGCCAGCTTCAGCGCGCGCGGAGCCAGCATCAGTTCGGGCCGGACCAGCGCGGCGTCGGCGGCCGCGGCGGCTGCGTCCGTGCCGGACGCCATCGCGATGCCCGCATCGGCGGCGGCCAGCGCCGGCGCATCGTTGATCCCGTCGCCGACCATGGCCACGCGCGCTCCAGTGGAACGCAGCCGCTCGATGAAGCGCAGCTTCCCTTCCGGCAGCACGCCCGCTTCCACCTCATCGATGCCCGCCTCGCGGGCGATGGCGCGCGCGGCAGATTCGGAATCGCCGGTGAGCATCCAGACGCGCAGGCCCATCCGGCGCAGCTCGGCCACGGCCTCACGCGCATCGGCCCGCAGCCTGTCGCGAATCACGAAGACGCCGGCGAAGCGCCCGTCGATGGCCACGTCGACCTCCGTCTCTCCCGGCGCGCCCGGCTCTGGCGAGGGCAGTTCCACGCCGCGTTCCGCGAGCATCTCCCGTTTGCCCGCCAGTACCCGCCGGCCTTCCACCACGCCCTCGGCGCCACGGCCCGGCCAGGCGCGGAACTCCGTTACTGCGGGCAACGGCCCGGAAGCGAAACGGACAATGGCCCGGGCCAACGGGTGCTCGCTTGCCTGTTCCACAGCCGCCGCCAGGCGCACCGTCTCGGCCGGGTCCGATCCCTCCGCGGCGAGGAAGGCACGCACCTCCGGGCGGCCTTCGGTGAGCGTTCCCGTCTTGTCCAGGACCACCGTATCCACACGCGCCAGCCGTTCCAGCGCCTCGCCGTGGCGGAACAGGATGCCGAACTGCGCCGCGCGTCCCGTGGCCGCCATCACCGCCGCCGGCACGGCCAGTCCCATCGCGCACGGGCAGGCGACGATGAGCACCGCAATGGCCGCCGGGAAGGAACCGCTGATCAGCCAGGTCAGTGCGGCGATCGACACGACCACCGGCACGAAAACGGCGGCCACGCGGTCCGCCAGCCGCTGGATGGGGGCCTTCGAGGCCTGCGCGTCCCGCAGCAGCCGCAGGATGCGTTCGAGTTCGGTCTCACCGCCAACGGCAGTGGCGCGGAAGACCAACCGGCCATCGACGTTCAGCGTTCCGCCGGAAACGCGTGCGCCAGGCCGCTTCTCCACGGGAAGCGGCTCGCCTGTCAGCATGGATTCGTCGACGCTTGATTCGCCTTCCACCACGACGCCATCGGCGGGGAGCCGCTCGCCCGGCCGGACGACAACAAGGTCGCCGGGGTGGAGCTGCGACACCGGCACCTCGGCTTCTTCTCCGCCGCGCAGCAGGCGCGCCGTCTCCGGTTCCAGCCGGGCCAGCGCGGAGAGCGCCTCGGACGTTCTGCGCCGGGCGCGTGCCTCCAGCGCATTGCCGGCGAGCACGAAGGCGATGATGAAGATGACGCTTTCGAAATAGGCCTCATGCGGATGGGCCAGCGAGTAGAGAAACGCCGCGCCCGTGCCGAGCGCCACCAGCGTGTTCATGTCCGCCGTGCCATGGCGCAGCGCCGCCCAGGCCTTCGTGTAGAAACGCCGCCCCGCCCACGCCATCACCACCAGGCTCAGCACGGCCAGAGCCGCCCACGCCGGCCGCGTGTGATGCCAGGGCATGGTGGCCATCGCCGCCGCTCCGCAGGCCAGCGCCACCACGGCGCGCCTCCGCAGGCGGCGGTATTCGGCTTCCTCTTCTTCGTCGTGGCGCCGCTGCTGTTCGGCGATGGAGCGTGCCGGCGGCGGCAGCTCGGCCTCGTAGCCGCTGTCGTTGACCGCTTCCACCAGCTCGGCCGGCGAGACGGCGCAGGCGTCGTAGACCACCGTGGCGTTGTGCAGCATCAGATTGACGCTGGCCGCTGAGACGCCCGGCACCCGCTCGAGCGCCTTCTGCACGTGCGCCTGGCAGGCAGCGCACGTCATGCCGCGCACCGGGAACGTGATCCGCGCCTGGGTTTCCGCCTTCACTCCGCTGTTCCCACTACAGAGAAGCCGATCTTCTCCACCGCCGCGGCGATGTCTTCCTTTGACACCCGCTGCTCGTCGTAGGCGACTTCAGCCGCGCCCACTTCGGCCGCGCGCACCTCCACTCCGTCGATCTTTTTCAGCGTATTGGTGAGCCGCGTCACGCAGCCGCCGCAGTGCATGCCTTCAATGCTGAGCCTCAGAACTCTGTTCATGCCCGGAAACTGGACCTCCACTTCCACCATATTGGATGTTCCCGCCGCCGCACGCGTGACTGCGGCCGCGAATCGCTGCAACGTTTTCTGGACCGGCAGGATCTATACTGGTAGAGGCGGGCCGGTTCCTTCCCATTCTGGAAAGAAGCTGACCTGCCCGGCCGCCCCCCGATGCGCGGGTTCTTGCGACACCCGCAACGCCTGCCCGTCGAGAGGCGCTGACTGCAAGACAGCCCCTGCGGCCTGCGCCGGCCGCGCCCCGTGCCGCCGGCCATGCGAGGCGTTTCCGCGAAACCGCCTCGCCATGGCGGCCGCGCCGTGCGCCCCTGAAACCGGAGCAGAACTCCGCAGGGCGGATTCGCCCGCGCCGCGAAAATGGCGCGGCAGGCGGCGCGCCGCACGGCGGCGGCGCCGCATGAGGAGGAACGGGTTCGGGGGATGCTCCACTGGATCACGCCCGCGCCGGGTCCCGCAGGGCGCTGCCCTTCCGGCCACACGGCGTTCGCCACCGCCATGCCGGCAGCCCCCGGCCAGAACATTTTGTTAGGATTTTGTACAACCCCATGCAGGACAAACTGAACATCGCCGTTTTCATCGACTACGACAACACGGAAATCGGCGTGAAAAGCACGCTTCGGCGCGAATTTGACGTCGCGCTGGTGCTCAACGCGCTCAAGGAGCGCGGCGACATCGTCGCCAAATTCGCCTACGCCAACTGGGGCCGCCACGAGGCGGCCACCCGCCAGATGGCTGAAAACGCCGTCCAGATGGTGCAGCGGATTCCTTCCCCGCGAGGCGACAAGAACGGCGCCGACATCAACCTGGCGCTGGACGCGCTGGAGATGGCCTTCACCCACGATCATGTGAACGCCTTCGCCATCGTCAGCGGCGATTCGGACTTCATTCCGCTGGTCAACAAGCTGAAGGAATACGGCAAGACGGTCTTCGTCGTCGGCGGCCGCGCCTTCACCTCCACCATCCTTCAGCAGAACTGCCACGAGTTCATCAGCTTTGAATCGCTGCTGAACGTGGCCCCCGAAGAGGTGCAGCCGCCCGCCGAACAGCAGCCGCGCGAAAGCTGGCGTGAACGGCGCGAAAAGCGCATGAAGGAACGCGAGGAGCGCCGCAAGGAGCGCGAGGCACAGCGGCAGCAGGAGCAGCAGAACCGGCCGCAGCCGCTCGACCTCGCTCTGGCCATGCCGCTGGTGGAGCGCGCCCTCCAGGTGCTGGAGCGCCGCAACGTGCAGCCGCAGCTCGGCCTGCTGAAGTCCACCATGCTCCAGCTCGACTCCACCTTCAGCGAGAGCGCCTACGGCGCGCGGAGCTTCTCGGAGTTCGTTGAAAAGCTCAAGAAGGCGGACCTGGTCCGCGTGAAGGG
Encoded here:
- a CDS encoding carbonate dehydratase; this encodes MKAETQARITFPVRGMTCAACQAHVQKALERVPGVSAASVNLMLHNATVVYDACAVSPAELVEAVNDSGYEAELPPPARSIAEQQRRHDEEEEAEYRRLRRRAVVALACGAAAMATMPWHHTRPAWAALAVLSLVVMAWAGRRFYTKAWAALRHGTADMNTLVALGTGAAFLYSLAHPHEAYFESVIFIIAFVLAGNALEARARRRTSEALSALARLEPETARLLRGGEEAEVPVSQLHPGDLVVVRPGERLPADGVVVEGESSVDESMLTGEPLPVEKRPGARVSGGTLNVDGRLVFRATAVGGETELERILRLLRDAQASKAPIQRLADRVAAVFVPVVVSIAALTWLISGSFPAAIAVLIVACPCAMGLAVPAAVMAATGRAAQFGILFRHGEALERLARVDTVVLDKTGTLTEGRPEVRAFLAAEGSDPAETVRLAAAVEQASEHPLARAIVRFASGPLPAVTEFRAWPGRGAEGVVEGRRVLAGKREMLAERGVELPSPEPGAPGETEVDVAIDGRFAGVFVIRDRLRADAREAVAELRRMGLRVWMLTGDSESAARAIAREAGIDEVEAGVLPEGKLRFIERLRSTGARVAMVGDGINDAPALAAADAGIAMASGTDAAAAAADAALVRPELMLAPRALKLARAALRVMRQNLFWAFVYNVVMIPVAAAGRLNPVLAAAAMSLSSVSVVTNSLRLARLRLR